GACCACCTCACCGCATACGATCATCTGCATGGCGACAAGGGCAATCAGTTCGACCACCAGCACGATGATGACGCCTACGATCATGAACAGAACCCAGCCGACCAATTCGACTGCAAATTCTGGCATTGAGTCGCGCACGCCTCCCCCAAGCGCTGAGTCCATTATGGCAGAGAAGAAACCGTCCATCACCACGCCGAAGAACAACGCCGTCGGGATTGCCAGAAGCACGAACACGATACCGATGCGAGAAAACGTGAGGCGAAGAAGCCTGATGGATCGCTCGAGGATCTCGCCGACGTTCAGTCTGGACAGTTCAAAAGCGGTACTCATGAGTGTCGTCTATTTGGTTATGTCGATCAGGCTGCTGCGACCGACTCATTCACTGTTTCGGTCCCCGACAGTGCGGCGACGGCGTCGACTATTTCCGCTGCGAATTCGGAACCACGCATAGTCGCCGACCAGTGCAGTGTCGTCGTGTTGCGCCGGTTGCTGAAGATCCAGTTAGCGAGAATGCGTACTTCATCTATCTCTTCTCTCATGTACCGTTCCGGCCTCGGCTCATTCGCATTGAACACCTTGCCGACGAGAAACCGGACGGATCGCTGCTCGGCGTCAGCCGGGTCTGCTGACAGCTCAAGAGTACGCGCCAGACGCCCAAAGCGAATGAAGTAGAGGTGTGTCCGGAGTTCATCCGCTCCAGGTAGGATGAGCACCGCGTTTCTGGCAAACACGGGCGCGGCGATCACTTCATCGCGATCGATCAGCCGCCGCAATCTCTCCAGAGAATCGCGATACAGGCGGGCGTCTTCGAATAGCTCCTGCTCCGCACATGCTCGCATTTCCTTCTCCAGACGCGCAACGATCTCACCGTCTTTACCCTGGAGGAAGTCACGTACGCGCTCTACCTGGGCGTCGTACGCTGACCGGTCGTCGTCCTCGCAGGGCATCCGGCAGCGACCCACCTCACCGTAGAAGCATCGCCGGCCCAAACTGAGCGTCCGTTCATCGCATTCGCGCAATCCAAACATGCGGTTGATGAGCTCGACAACCCACGCCGCATACTTCTGACCCCGAACCGGCCCGTAATACTCTGCCTTGTCGTCGACGATATATCTGGCAGATGATATCGCCGGAAACGGCGAACTCACATCAAGCTTGATGAATGGCCGGGTCGAATACCTCTTCAGCGCGCGGTTGAATCGTGGTCGCAGTTCCTTGATGAGGCGTGATTCCGCAAGGAGCGCCTCAAGCTCCGTGGACGTCTCTTCCCAGCTGACGTCCCGAACGACATCCAGCATCTGCCGGACGCGCGCCGGTTGTGCCTCGATCGCATTGAAATACGAACTGACACGACTCCGGAGGCTCTTGGCCTTGCCGATATACACGATGCGGCCGTCCGCATCCTTCATGAAGTAGACACCGGGTCGTCGCGGCAAGCGTCCTTTCAACGAGGATCGAATGGATCGGATATGCCTGGGAACGGTGCGACCGTACGCCTGATGCTGCCGGTGAAGCAGATCTTGCAGCGATGTTGAGCCAAGTTCCAGCGCCACCCTCGAAAGGAGACGGAGCAGAATCTCGCCCGTTGCCTCGGCATCGTCCAGTGCACGGTGGCGACGCTCCATCTGGATCTGGAAGAAGTCGACGAGACTGCTGAGGCCTCTTGACCGCAGCCCCGGAAGCAGGCGCCGTGCGAGTCGGAGCGTGCAGAGCTGTTCGTTGTCCATGGGGCCCATACCCGCCCGCAGGAGTTCATCGTTGATCACGCGGCGATCAAAGGCAAGATTATGTGCCACGAACACGCCTTCCGACAGGAAGTGCATGAACGACGGGAGGATGCTCTCCGCGGACGGCTGATCGAACACCATCGAGGTGCTGATCCCCGTGAGACGCGTGATACGATGCGGAATCGCACAGCCAGGGTTTACCAGCTGCGTATAACGGTCAACAACCTTCCCGCCACGGATCTTGACAGCCCCGATCTCGATGAGGCGATCCCGACCTGCTATAGCGCCGGTGGTCTCCGTGTCCGTGACCACGAAGGTGACGTCGTCGATCGACATAGGATCTCGGCGTCGCGTTTAATGTGGGAATGTGCCGGCTCAGGTGGGGGTCCGGCTATCAGAAAAGTAACGAACCGGGGCCCGCGACACAATTGAATAGATGAATAGAGAGGCAGCGCCTGTGGACGTCGTCTCAGGCAGCGATCGGATCGGTCGCTTCGGTGTTGGCCGGGCGTGAAGCGTCCCGCAGATATAC
Above is a genomic segment from Rhodothermales bacterium containing:
- a CDS encoding DEDD exonuclease domain-containing protein, producing MSIDDVTFVVTDTETTGAIAGRDRLIEIGAVKIRGGKVVDRYTQLVNPGCAIPHRITRLTGISTSMVFDQPSAESILPSFMHFLSEGVFVAHNLAFDRRVINDELLRAGMGPMDNEQLCTLRLARRLLPGLRSRGLSSLVDFFQIQMERRHRALDDAEATGEILLRLLSRVALELGSTSLQDLLHRQHQAYGRTVPRHIRSIRSSLKGRLPRRPGVYFMKDADGRIVYIGKAKSLRSRVSSYFNAIEAQPARVRQMLDVVRDVSWEETSTELEALLAESRLIKELRPRFNRALKRYSTRPFIKLDVSSPFPAISSARYIVDDKAEYYGPVRGQKYAAWVVELINRMFGLRECDERTLSLGRRCFYGEVGRCRMPCEDDDRSAYDAQVERVRDFLQGKDGEIVARLEKEMRACAEQELFEDARLYRDSLERLRRLIDRDEVIAAPVFARNAVLILPGADELRTHLYFIRFGRLARTLELSADPADAEQRSVRFLVGKVFNANEPRPERYMREEIDEVRILANWIFSNRRNTTTLHWSATMRGSEFAAEIVDAVAALSGTETVNESVAAA